The region CAATTTCGTAATCGTCGGCCAAATGCTTGCCAAAACGTTCGAATCCTCCGATAGCCTCTAACGTGCGTCTTCGAACAACGATCGTTGAGCCGCAGCATGGATTAGCGAGACCGAAAGTGACCGCGACAACCATATTCGGCAAAAAGTGGCTATTAATGACAAGCGACTCGTGACGCGACCATATGTTCCTTGATGAAACGCCATGATAAAGACACGTCACAGCCCCAACGTTCTCTTCGTGCAATTCCGCCACCACGCGGGCCAAGTAGTCACGCCCGACCTCGATGTCGCTATCCGAAATGACCAGGATATCGTGTCTCGCCAAACTCAGGATATTCACGAGATTGGAAATCTTTCGATTAGGCCCATGCTCACGCGCGCTGACGATCAGATCGACAGACCCTTGGTTCCCGCGGCGGACGTGACGCGCATGCTCAGCGGCGCCGTCGCCATCCTCCCGCACGCCGCAAACCATGTGGACAACGCCCCCGTAATTCTGATCGAAGTACCCCGAAAGCCTGGCCGCCAAGCCCGGCTCGTCTCCGTGCAAAGGCTTCAACACGCTTACTGGCGCAGCCGGGGCAGAATTTGGCGCCTGCCGCCGCGGGAACTTGGTTACCGCCAGGATGGCAACCGCCAGGTAGACGCAACCGACGGCCGCGCCAGAGGCGCACACCATCGAAAGAATGGTCGGCCAGCTATGCATCTTCTCCTAACCGCACATTGGTGATCTTGATCGGCATCATCCGGCAGGATTGAACGTCTTGGATCCGTCCGCACTTATCTTAAAAAAAGATGGACGGACTGTTTGAGCAACTAATGGTTGTATCTCCGTTCCAGCGTCTGTCTCGAGAGGTAAGTTAAGGTACGATCGCGCCAAAGCGTATCGATCCTGATTGCGCTTGGGTTCCTCCTCATAACCAACAAGGTGATGAGGATATTTTCGCCGAACTGATGAAGCGCGTCTCCGAACGACAGCGGCTTGCGTCGAGAAACCCTCTCGAAACCATATTTCAACGCGATCCTGGCGATCTGTTCGGAACGGCCGCTAGAGCCTAGGCTCATATTTCCGCGGACTGCCTTTATGTCGCCGAGGTCCGCGTGCGCAGCAAGATAGCGAGCGATTTCAGATAAGGAGAGATCCAGGCAACGCTCGATGCGACGCGCGAACGCCAAGGTTGGGCCATCTATCGGTACGATGGGCACATGTTCATTCCAGAAATGAAGATCGGCGAGGCGATCCCCCGGTTGAAGCAAGGTTCCATCCTCAAGCGCGAAGGCTTCGTCGTTCTCGATAATCTGCAAGCGAAACAGACAGTCGGGTGAGTTTGAAAATTCAGTAATGTGAAGACGGCTGCGCAGACGACGGTCGATTGTGTCTACCAAACGGGTCAGCATCCAATATAATGAGGGGGGCTTCTGCTTAGCCCCAGAAAAGCGTGTTGAGGACATGCAATCAAGATATACAGGCGCCGTAAACTCTCCATTCGTAATTACCGCAATACGGAACTTATGGAGCAAGGATCGAAAAAAGTTACGAAACATACTGGTGTGCGCGCGTCCACGCTCGCTGAGAAGGTCTGCCGTCCTTGGGTTTCAATGCTAGCACCTGGGCAATAGAGAGCCAGCCTCGATCGAACGCGTAAGCCATCCCCGCGAGATAAACTCGCCAGATGCGATACGTTTCGGCCCCTGCTGCTTCGATGGCGCTTTCCTTGTGTTGTTCGAGCCCTTCGGACCAGTGCATTAGGGTGCGTGCATAGTGCGGACGGAGATCCTCTATATCGATGACCTCTAATCCCGCGTCCGCGATTTCCTGCACGATCCTTGAGAGGGACGAAACCGATCCGCCTGGAAAAACATAGCGTTCTATGAATGCCCCGCCGCTTGGTCCGGATTTCGAGCCGCCGGTGGCAATGATCCCGTGGTTCAGAAACATCCCGCCAGGCTTGAGTAGCGCCGCCATTTTCCTAAAATACGCCGGAAGCGCTGAGGACCCTACGTGTTCGTACATCCCAACCGAGACGATCTTATCGAACGAGGCATTGTCGGTAAGCTCTTTGTAATGTTGCAGCGCAATCCCTGTCCGATTGCCCAGATGCGCGAGTCTCCCTTGAGCCTCCTCAAACTGGCGTTCGCTCAGCGTAATTCCGAAGCCGAGCGCTCCATAGCGCTCTGCAGCCCAGTGCAATAGAGCCCCCCAGCCACATCCGACATCAAGCAATTTCTCGTCCGCCTGGAGCAACAGCTTGCGGCAGATATGATCAAGCTTATACTCCTGCGCCAGGTCAATATCCTCATTTCCGTCATGGAAATAGGCGCAGGAGTAGACGAGGCGCTTGTCCAGCCAGAGTTTGTAGAACTCGGTAGAAACGTTGTAGTGGCGTCTCACATTGGCCGCGTCCTCGTCGAGCGAGTTCGCACGCATGGTGAGATTTAATATTGACTTCAGAAAACCCAACGCGGGGGTTTTCTCTAATCTTTCGGAAAGGCGAACGCCGGCTTCAATAATGTCTTCCGGGCGACCCTCAACCTTGAGGCCACCGCTCACGTAGGCGTCTCCTAACGCAGAAAAGTTGCCGCGAAGCAAGGACCTCCATTGTTTCGGCGACGAAAACGTAATCACGACCGTCGGCGAATCCGCAAAGTCAAAGACGACTCCGTCCCAGAACACGAGACGCAAGGGCGGCGATGCCTCGGCGAACGCTTTTCTCAACCGTGACAGTGCGTTTTGTCGGATAAACATGGCTCCTCATCCCACCGGCGCTTCATCCCGCAGAACCACGAGCGAGGTTTTGATCGTTAGGGCTACGGGAGCGGCGAGGATGATTCCCGGAACGCCGAAAAGCGTTCCGCCGACTAGGAAGCAGAAAATAATGACCACCGGGCTGAGCGTCGCGGCGGCGCCGAGCACCAATGGACCAAGTAGCTGGTCGATTGTCAGCCGCAGGAAGATCACGTAGAGGGCGTAGGCGACCACTGGGCCAAGTCCTGTAGCGTTTTGAATGGCGACAAGGCCGCCGATGAGCGCCGATGCGCCCGGCCCGAGAACCGGGACCATCTCGAGGAAGCCGGTGAGCAAGGCGAGAAAAAAGGCATGTTTCAGACCGAGCACGAGTCCGAGTCCGACGTAAGCGGCGAGCGTCGTGCTGGCAACCACGATAAGGACGCCAAGGACGTACCTCCATAGCAGCGGTCCCAGCCTTGCCCACACCCGTTCGATCGCCTGGCGCTTATCCGGCGGCGCGAGCCAGAGAACGCCCTGCACAATCTCCGGCCCCTGCACCAGTAGATAAAACAAAAGCACAAGGACGAGAATCGATCCGAAAACGGCGGCGAAGGTTAATGTGGCCAGCTCAGTAGCGCGGCCAGTTTGGGCAATCCAGTCGCGCAGACCGCTCGTCGCCGACTCGGCGATTTGCGCAGCATCCATGTTTTTTCCCAAAATCACGACCGCCCGGTCATCGACGAGGCTATGCGCAAAAGCCTCCAGGATCGATCGCAGATCGGTAACGAGACGTCCGAGTTCGCGCCAAAGCGGCGGGAGGCCCAGCCACCCTCCTGCAATTACGATCGCCACAAGCGCAGCGAAGACAGCGACCGCCGATCGGATCCTCGAGAACCCAAATCTCGAGGAAATCCAGTTCACAAGCGGATTGAGGAGGTAAGCCAACAAGCCGGCGAGGACGAAAGGCAGGAGCGCCCATCTCATCTCATGGAAGACGATCACAGAAATTGCGAAAACGATGGCGAGCGCCGCGCCGCTCGCGTTTCCTTGCGCCGGGAGTCCAAAAGGCCAGCTTCTCGTCTGCGTCATCGATATACACGGCCTTTCCAGCTAATGCGGCCATTGATCCGCCACTGAAGGCTCTGTGCCGCGATCCAGGCGCCGAGCGAATACCCCAGCGGAAAAAGAAGCCCGTACCAAAGAGGAATGCCGAAGAAACGGGCCCCGGCGAGATGGAGTCCGAATGCGGCCGTAGAGGCCGTGAGCGCAAGACCGAGCGCTTCGCAGGCGAAAGGCGCGTGAAGGGCACATGCGGACGCGTCTATGAGCGGAATGGCGATTGCCGCCCAGGCAAGAAGAACCGCCCCCATCGCCGTCCAGATTGTGCGGGCGGGACCTCCAAATGTTTCGACAAGATTCTTGGCGAGACCGGCTCTCAGCGCCCGCCAGTCGCGGTACATGCGCGTGGAGAGCAGCTCGCGCCCGTCGAGAAGGGCGACGCGCCCGCCATGCTGCTTCAGCCTCCGGGCAAGCGCGACATCCTCGCAAATCGCGCTAGCGACGGCTTGGTGTCCGCCGACTGAGAAATACGACTCAGCTCTAACG is a window of Methylocystis sp. IM3 DNA encoding:
- a CDS encoding glycosyltransferase, with product MHSWPTILSMVCASGAAVGCVYLAVAILAVTKFPRRQAPNSAPAAPVSVLKPLHGDEPGLAARLSGYFDQNYGGVVHMVCGVREDGDGAAEHARHVRRGNQGSVDLIVSAREHGPNRKISNLVNILSLARHDILVISDSDIEVGRDYLARVVAELHEENVGAVTCLYHGVSSRNIWSRHESLVINSHFLPNMVVAVTFGLANPCCGSTIVVRRRTLEAIGGFERFGKHLADDYEI
- a CDS encoding YkoP family protein: MLTRLVDTIDRRLRSRLHITEFSNSPDCLFRLQIIENDEAFALEDGTLLQPGDRLADLHFWNEHVPIVPIDGPTLAFARRIERCLDLSLSEIARYLAAHADLGDIKAVRGNMSLGSSGRSEQIARIALKYGFERVSRRKPLSFGDALHQFGENILITLLVMRRNPSAIRIDTLWRDRTLTYLSRQTLERRYNH
- a CDS encoding class I SAM-dependent methyltransferase, which encodes MFIRQNALSRLRKAFAEASPPLRLVFWDGVVFDFADSPTVVITFSSPKQWRSLLRGNFSALGDAYVSGGLKVEGRPEDIIEAGVRLSERLEKTPALGFLKSILNLTMRANSLDEDAANVRRHYNVSTEFYKLWLDKRLVYSCAYFHDGNEDIDLAQEYKLDHICRKLLLQADEKLLDVGCGWGALLHWAAERYGALGFGITLSERQFEEAQGRLAHLGNRTGIALQHYKELTDNASFDKIVSVGMYEHVGSSALPAYFRKMAALLKPGGMFLNHGIIATGGSKSGPSGGAFIERYVFPGGSVSSLSRIVQEIADAGLEVIDIEDLRPHYARTLMHWSEGLEQHKESAIEAAGAETYRIWRVYLAGMAYAFDRGWLSIAQVLALKPKDGRPSQRAWTRAHQYVS
- a CDS encoding AI-2E family transporter, which codes for MTQTRSWPFGLPAQGNASGAALAIVFAISVIVFHEMRWALLPFVLAGLLAYLLNPLVNWISSRFGFSRIRSAVAVFAALVAIVIAGGWLGLPPLWRELGRLVTDLRSILEAFAHSLVDDRAVVILGKNMDAAQIAESATSGLRDWIAQTGRATELATLTFAAVFGSILVLVLLFYLLVQGPEIVQGVLWLAPPDKRQAIERVWARLGPLLWRYVLGVLIVVASTTLAAYVGLGLVLGLKHAFFLALLTGFLEMVPVLGPGASALIGGLVAIQNATGLGPVVAYALYVIFLRLTIDQLLGPLVLGAAATLSPVVIIFCFLVGGTLFGVPGIILAAPVALTIKTSLVVLRDEAPVG